The Cellulosimicrobium sp. ES-005 genome segment TCCCTGCCCGGCCGACCACCCGTCGTCGACCTCGCCACCTGGCAGACCGCCCGGGACGAGCTCCTGGTCCGGGAGAAGGCGCACACCCGTGAGGGCGACGCCATCGCGGCGGCACGCCGGCGGCTCCCCATGGTGGAGATCGACGGCGCGGTGGAGGTCGTCGGCCCGGACGGGGCGGTCCCGTTCGTCGACCTGTTCCAGGGACGCGACGAGCTCGTGGTCTACCAGCACATGTGGCACGACGGCGCCCCGCACCAGGGACAGTGCGAGGGGTGCACGTGGACGGCGTGGGCCCTGCGGGACGCCGTCTACCTCAACGCGCGCGGCGTCTCGTTCGCGATCCTCACCGTCGGCCGCTGGGAGGAGGTCGAGCCGTACGTCGAGTTCATGGGCTACACCCAGCCGTGGTACTCGGTGCGCGGGCTGGACGAGCCGGTCGGCGGCGAGATGGGCTACGTGAGCTGCTTCCTGCGCGACGGCGACCACGTGTTCCTCACGTACCGCACGACGGGTCGCGGCAACGAGCCGACCAGCCCGCACTTCGCTCTCCTCGACATGACGCCCTACGGGCGCAGGGAGTCGTGGGAGGACACCCCCGACGGCTGGCCCGAGGGCGAGGGCGCGTGCTGGTACTGGCGCGCGGACGCCGACGGCGTCGCGGGCTGGGGCCCGACCACGCGCCCCGTGCCCCAGTGGACCCGTCCCGGTGCGACGCCGGAGGCCACGCTCGGCCGGAGCGGGCACCACCACTGAGGCGCGCAAGGGCGTGCTCGGCGGCGCCGGATCCCTCGTCCTGAAGCATCACGTGAAGGTTGGTGCGCGGGTGTGGCGAGCGCCACGGGCGCGCGGTGCGACTCCGGTCGATGTCGCGCACCAGATAGATGCATCATGTATCCATGCCTCGAACGACCAGCGGTTCTGCTACCGAGCAGGCCTATCGACACGTGAAGTCCCTCGTCCTCGACGGGAGCCTGCCCGGCGGGTCCATGACGAGCGAGGGCGAGATCGCCGAGCAGCTCGGCGTGAGCCGCACGCCCGTGCGCGAGGCGTTCCTGCGGCTGGAGACCGAGGGGCTGCTGCGCCTCTACCCGAAGCGGGGCGCGCTCGTCGTCCCGGTCGCGCCCGGGGAGGCGGACGACGTCCTCGACGCGCGCCTGCTCGTCGAGACGCACGCGGCGCAGAACGTCGTCCGGCTCCCCGACACCGAGCTCGCCACGCTCGTCGCGCTGCTGCGCGACCTCGTCACCGCGCAGGAGGCGGCGGTCGCCGACGGCGACGTCGCCGAGTACGCGACGCTCGACGCGCGCTTCCACCAGGAGATCGTCGCCGCGGGCGGCAACGCGC includes the following:
- a CDS encoding DUF899 family protein gives rise to the protein MTTTTSGPTVSLPGRPPVVDLATWQTARDELLVREKAHTREGDAIAAARRRLPMVEIDGAVEVVGPDGAVPFVDLFQGRDELVVYQHMWHDGAPHQGQCEGCTWTAWALRDAVYLNARGVSFAILTVGRWEEVEPYVEFMGYTQPWYSVRGLDEPVGGEMGYVSCFLRDGDHVFLTYRTTGRGNEPTSPHFALLDMTPYGRRESWEDTPDGWPEGEGACWYWRADADGVAGWGPTTRPVPQWTRPGATPEATLGRSGHHH
- a CDS encoding GntR family transcriptional regulator produces the protein MPRTTSGSATEQAYRHVKSLVLDGSLPGGSMTSEGEIAEQLGVSRTPVREAFLRLETEGLLRLYPKRGALVVPVAPGEADDVLDARLLVETHAAQNVVRLPDTELATLVALLRDLVTAQEAAVADGDVAEYATLDARFHQEIVAAGGNALLTTFSVSLRERQQRMVAHSVRWDPRRAATFVAGHRALVDALEVRDTRTYKRRIQRHLEDARAGL